One genomic region from Pseudorca crassidens isolate mPseCra1 chromosome 11, mPseCra1.hap1, whole genome shotgun sequence encodes:
- the MAP3K12 gene encoding mitogen-activated protein kinase kinase kinase 12 isoform X4: MACLHETRTPSPSFGGFVSTLSEASMRKLDPDTSDCTPEKDLTPTQCVLRDVVPLGGQGGGGPSPSPGGEPPPEPFANSVLQLHEQDAGGPGGATGSPESRASRVRADEVRLQCQSGSGFLEGLFGCLRPVWTMIGKAYSTEHKQQQEDLWEVPFEEILDLQWVGSGAQGAVFLGRFHGEEVAVKKVRDLKETDIKHLRKLKHPNIITFKGVCTQAPCYCILMEFCAQGQLYEVLRAGRPVTPSLLVDWSMGIAGGMNYLHLHKIIHRDLKSPNMLITYDDVVKISDFGTSKELSDKSTKMSFAGTVAWMAPEVIRNEPVSEKVDIWSFGVVLWELLTGEIPYKDVDSSAIIWGVGSNSLHLPVPSSCPDGFKILLRQCWNSKPRNRPSFRQILLHLDIASADVLSTPQETYFKSQAEWREEVKLHFEKIKSEGTCLHRLEEELVMRRREELRHALDIREHYERKLERANNLYMELNALMLQLELKERELLRREQALERRCPGLLKSHPSRGLLHGNTMEKLIKKRNVPQKLSPHSKRPDILKTESLLPKLDAALSGVGLPGCAKGPPSPGRSRRGKTRHRKASAKGSCGDLPGLRAVVPPHEPGGPGSPVGLGGGPSAWEACPPALRGLHHDLLLRKMSSSSPDLLSAALGARGRGATGGAGDPGSPPPARGDTPPSEGSAPGSTSPDSPGGAKGEPPPPVGPGDGVGLLGTGREGTAGRGGSRAGSQHLTPAALLYRAAVTRSQKRGISSEEEEGEVDSEVELTSSQRWSQGLNMRQSLSTFSSENPSDGEEGTASEPSPSGTPEVGSTNTDERPDERSDDMCSQGSEIPLDPPSSEVVTGREPSSLPIPHHNLLRGEQGPPNSEDSDCDSTELENANSGEALRPPASLPP; this comes from the exons atggcctGCCTCCATGAGACCCGCACACCCTCCCCTTCCTTTGGGGGTTTCGTGTCCACCCTAAGCGAGGCGTCCATGCGCAAGCTGGACCCAGACACTTCCGACTGCACCCCCGAGAAGGACCTGACGCCTACCCAGTGTGTACTCCGAGATGTAGTGCCGCTcggggggcagggcgggggcgggcccagcccctccccaggtggAGAGCCGCCCCCTGAGCCTTTTGCCAACAGTGTCCTGCAGCTGCACGAGCAGGatgctgggggcccagggggAGCCACTGGGTCCCCTGAGAGTCGGGCGTCCAGAGTTCGAGCAGATGAGGTGCGACTACAGTGCCAGAGCGGCAGCGGCTTCCTGGAAGGCCTCTTCGGCTGCCTGCGCCCTGTTTGGACCATGATTGGGAAGGCCTATTCCACGGAGCACAAGCAGCAGCAGGAAG ACCTTTGGGAGGTCCCCTTTGAGGAAATCCTGGACCTGCAGTGGGTGGGCTCAGGGGCCCAGGGCGCCGTCTTCCTGGGGCGCTTCCATGGGGAGGAGGTGGCTGTGAAGAAGGTACGGGACCTGAAGGAGACTGACATCAAGCACCTGCGAAAGCTGAAGCACCCTAACATCATCACCTTCAA GGGCGTGTGTACCCAGGCTCCCTGCTACTGCATCCTTATGGAGTTCTGCGCTCAGGGCCAGCTGTATGAGGTGCTGCGGGCTGGCCGCCCTGTCACCCCCTCCTTGCTGGTTGACTGGTCCATGGGCATTGCCGGCGGCATGAACTACCTGCACCTGCACAAGATTATCCACCGAGACCTCAAGTCCCCCAA CATGCTCATCACGTACGACGATGTGGTGAAGATCTCCGATTTTGGCACTTCCAAGGAGCTGAGTGACAAGAGCACCAAGATGTCCTTTGCAGGGACAGTAGCCTGGATGGCCCCTGAAGTGATCCGCAACGAGCCCGTGTCTGAGAAGGTCGACATCTG GTCCTTTGGTGTGGTGCTGTGGGAACTGCTGACTGGTGAGATCCCCTACAAAGATGTAGATTCCTCAGCCATCATCTGGGGTGTGGGAAGCAACAGTCTCCATCTGCCTGTGCCCTCCAGCTGCCCAGACGGCTTCAAAATCCTGCTTCGTCAGTGCTG GAACAGCAAACCACGAAATCGTCCATCATTCCGACAGATCCTGCTGCATCTGGACATCGCCTCAGCCGATGTACTCTCCACACCCCAGGAGACTTACTTTAAGTCCCAG GCAGAGTGGCGTGAAGAGGTAAAGCtgcattttgaaaaaattaagtcAGAAGGGACCTGTCTGCACCGCCTAGAAGAAGAGCTGGTGATGCGGAGACGGGAGGAGCTCAG ACACGCCTTGGACATCAGGGAACACTATGAGCGGAAGCTGGAGAGAGCCAACAACCTGTACATGGAACTTAATGCCCTCATGTTGCAGCTGGAGCTGAAAGAACGGGAGCTACTCAG GAGGGAGCAAGCTTTAGAGCGGAGGTGCCCAGGTCTGCTGAAGTCACACCCTTCCCGAGGCCTCCTGCACGGGAACACAATggagaagctcatcaagaagaGGAATGTCCCACAGAAGTTGTCACCCCACAGCAAAAG GCCAGATATCCTCAAGACTGAGTCTTTGCTACCCAAGCTAGATGCAGCCCTGAGTGGGGTGGGGCTTCCTGGGTGTGCTAAGGGCCCCCCCTCACCAGGACGGAGTCGCCGTGGCAAGACCCGTCACCGCAAGGCCAGCGCCAAGGGCAGCTGCGGGGACCTGCCCGGGCTTCGTGCAGTTGTTCCACCCCATGAACCTGGGGGACCAGGAAGCCCAGTGGGGCTAGGAGGGGGACCCTCAGCCTGGGAAGCCTGCCCTCCAGCCCTCCGTGGGCTCCACCATGACCTCCTGCTCCGAAAGATGTCTTCATCGTCCCCCGACCTGCTGTCAGCGGCATTGGGAGCCCGGGGCCGGGGGGCTACAGGGGGAGCTGGGGACCCTGGCTCACCACCTCCAGCCCGGGGTGACACCCCGCCAAGTGAGGGCTCGGCACCCGGCTCCACCAGCCCGGATTCACCAGGGGGAGCCAAAGGGGAGCCACCTCCACCAGTAGGGCCTGGTGACGGTGTAGGGCTGCTGGGAACTGGAAGGGAAGGGACGGCGGGACGGGGAGGAAGCCGGGCTGGGTCCCAGCACTTGACCCCAGCTGCACTGCTGTACAGGGCCGCTGTCACCCGAAGTCAG AAACGTGGAATCTcatcagaggaagaggaaggagaggtggaCAGTGAAGTAGAGCTGACCTCAAGCCAGAG GTGGTCTCAGGGCCTGAACATGCGCCAGTCGCTATCTACCTTCAGCTCAGAGAATCCGTCAGATGGGGAGGAGGGCACAGCTAGTGAGCCTTCCCCCAGTGGCACACCTGAAGTTGGCAGTACGAACACTGATGAGCGGCCAGATGAGCGGTCTGATGACATGTGCTCCCAGGGCTCAGAAATCCCACTGGACCCACCTTCCTCAGAGGTGGTTACTGGCCGGGAACCCAGCTCCTTGCCCATCCCACACCACAACCTACTCAGAGGGGAGCAG GGCCCTCCCAACTCTGAGGACTCAGACTGTGACAGCACTGAACTGGAAAATGCCAACAGTGGTGAAGCCTTGcggcccccagcctccctccctccatga
- the MAP3K12 gene encoding mitogen-activated protein kinase kinase kinase 12 isoform X2 has product MIWAHRSPLHRGPEAMACLHETRTPSPSFGGFVSTLSEASMRKLDPDTSDCTPEKDLTPTQCVLRDVVPLGGQGGGGPSPSPGGEPPPEPFANSVLQLHEQDAGGPGGATGSPESRASRVRADEVRLQCQSGSGFLEGLFGCLRPVWTMIGKAYSTEHKQQQEDLWEVPFEEILDLQWVGSGAQGAVFLGRFHGEEVAVKKVRDLKETDIKHLRKLKHPNIITFKGVCTQAPCYCILMEFCAQGQLYEVLRAGRPVTPSLLVDWSMGIAGGMNYLHLHKIIHRDLKSPNMLITYDDVVKISDFGTSKELSDKSTKMSFAGTVAWMAPEVIRNEPVSEKVDIWSFGVVLWELLTGEIPYKDVDSSAIIWGVGSNSLHLPVPSSCPDGFKILLRQCWNSKPRNRPSFRQILLHLDIASADVLSTPQETYFKSQAEWREEVKLHFEKIKSEGTCLHRLEEELVMRRREELRHALDIREHYERKLERANNLYMELNALMLQLELKERELLRREQALERRCPGLLKSHPSRGLLHGNTMEKLIKKRNVPQKLSPHSKRPDILKTESLLPKLDAALSGVGLPGCAKGPPSPGRSRRGKTRHRKASAKGSCGDLPGLRAVVPPHEPGGPGSPVGLGGGPSAWEACPPALRGLHHDLLLRKMSSSSPDLLSAALGARGRGATGGAGDPGSPPPARGDTPPSEGSAPGSTSPDSPGGAKGEPPPPVGPGDGVGLLGTGREGTAGRGGSRAGSQHLTPAALLYRAAVTRSQKRGISSEEEEGEVDSEVELTSSQRWSQGLNMRQSLSTFSSENPSDGEEGTASEPSPSGTPEVGSTNTDERPDERSDDMCSQGSEIPLDPPSSEVVTGREPSSLPIPHHNLLRGEQGPPNSEDSDCDSTELENANSGEALRPPASLPP; this is encoded by the exons ATGATCTG GGCCCACCGCTCACCACTACAccggggcccagaggccatggcctGCCTCCATGAGACCCGCACACCCTCCCCTTCCTTTGGGGGTTTCGTGTCCACCCTAAGCGAGGCGTCCATGCGCAAGCTGGACCCAGACACTTCCGACTGCACCCCCGAGAAGGACCTGACGCCTACCCAGTGTGTACTCCGAGATGTAGTGCCGCTcggggggcagggcgggggcgggcccagcccctccccaggtggAGAGCCGCCCCCTGAGCCTTTTGCCAACAGTGTCCTGCAGCTGCACGAGCAGGatgctgggggcccagggggAGCCACTGGGTCCCCTGAGAGTCGGGCGTCCAGAGTTCGAGCAGATGAGGTGCGACTACAGTGCCAGAGCGGCAGCGGCTTCCTGGAAGGCCTCTTCGGCTGCCTGCGCCCTGTTTGGACCATGATTGGGAAGGCCTATTCCACGGAGCACAAGCAGCAGCAGGAAG ACCTTTGGGAGGTCCCCTTTGAGGAAATCCTGGACCTGCAGTGGGTGGGCTCAGGGGCCCAGGGCGCCGTCTTCCTGGGGCGCTTCCATGGGGAGGAGGTGGCTGTGAAGAAGGTACGGGACCTGAAGGAGACTGACATCAAGCACCTGCGAAAGCTGAAGCACCCTAACATCATCACCTTCAA GGGCGTGTGTACCCAGGCTCCCTGCTACTGCATCCTTATGGAGTTCTGCGCTCAGGGCCAGCTGTATGAGGTGCTGCGGGCTGGCCGCCCTGTCACCCCCTCCTTGCTGGTTGACTGGTCCATGGGCATTGCCGGCGGCATGAACTACCTGCACCTGCACAAGATTATCCACCGAGACCTCAAGTCCCCCAA CATGCTCATCACGTACGACGATGTGGTGAAGATCTCCGATTTTGGCACTTCCAAGGAGCTGAGTGACAAGAGCACCAAGATGTCCTTTGCAGGGACAGTAGCCTGGATGGCCCCTGAAGTGATCCGCAACGAGCCCGTGTCTGAGAAGGTCGACATCTG GTCCTTTGGTGTGGTGCTGTGGGAACTGCTGACTGGTGAGATCCCCTACAAAGATGTAGATTCCTCAGCCATCATCTGGGGTGTGGGAAGCAACAGTCTCCATCTGCCTGTGCCCTCCAGCTGCCCAGACGGCTTCAAAATCCTGCTTCGTCAGTGCTG GAACAGCAAACCACGAAATCGTCCATCATTCCGACAGATCCTGCTGCATCTGGACATCGCCTCAGCCGATGTACTCTCCACACCCCAGGAGACTTACTTTAAGTCCCAG GCAGAGTGGCGTGAAGAGGTAAAGCtgcattttgaaaaaattaagtcAGAAGGGACCTGTCTGCACCGCCTAGAAGAAGAGCTGGTGATGCGGAGACGGGAGGAGCTCAG ACACGCCTTGGACATCAGGGAACACTATGAGCGGAAGCTGGAGAGAGCCAACAACCTGTACATGGAACTTAATGCCCTCATGTTGCAGCTGGAGCTGAAAGAACGGGAGCTACTCAG GAGGGAGCAAGCTTTAGAGCGGAGGTGCCCAGGTCTGCTGAAGTCACACCCTTCCCGAGGCCTCCTGCACGGGAACACAATggagaagctcatcaagaagaGGAATGTCCCACAGAAGTTGTCACCCCACAGCAAAAG GCCAGATATCCTCAAGACTGAGTCTTTGCTACCCAAGCTAGATGCAGCCCTGAGTGGGGTGGGGCTTCCTGGGTGTGCTAAGGGCCCCCCCTCACCAGGACGGAGTCGCCGTGGCAAGACCCGTCACCGCAAGGCCAGCGCCAAGGGCAGCTGCGGGGACCTGCCCGGGCTTCGTGCAGTTGTTCCACCCCATGAACCTGGGGGACCAGGAAGCCCAGTGGGGCTAGGAGGGGGACCCTCAGCCTGGGAAGCCTGCCCTCCAGCCCTCCGTGGGCTCCACCATGACCTCCTGCTCCGAAAGATGTCTTCATCGTCCCCCGACCTGCTGTCAGCGGCATTGGGAGCCCGGGGCCGGGGGGCTACAGGGGGAGCTGGGGACCCTGGCTCACCACCTCCAGCCCGGGGTGACACCCCGCCAAGTGAGGGCTCGGCACCCGGCTCCACCAGCCCGGATTCACCAGGGGGAGCCAAAGGGGAGCCACCTCCACCAGTAGGGCCTGGTGACGGTGTAGGGCTGCTGGGAACTGGAAGGGAAGGGACGGCGGGACGGGGAGGAAGCCGGGCTGGGTCCCAGCACTTGACCCCAGCTGCACTGCTGTACAGGGCCGCTGTCACCCGAAGTCAG AAACGTGGAATCTcatcagaggaagaggaaggagaggtggaCAGTGAAGTAGAGCTGACCTCAAGCCAGAG GTGGTCTCAGGGCCTGAACATGCGCCAGTCGCTATCTACCTTCAGCTCAGAGAATCCGTCAGATGGGGAGGAGGGCACAGCTAGTGAGCCTTCCCCCAGTGGCACACCTGAAGTTGGCAGTACGAACACTGATGAGCGGCCAGATGAGCGGTCTGATGACATGTGCTCCCAGGGCTCAGAAATCCCACTGGACCCACCTTCCTCAGAGGTGGTTACTGGCCGGGAACCCAGCTCCTTGCCCATCCCACACCACAACCTACTCAGAGGGGAGCAG GGCCCTCCCAACTCTGAGGACTCAGACTGTGACAGCACTGAACTGGAAAATGCCAACAGTGGTGAAGCCTTGcggcccccagcctccctccctccatga
- the MAP3K12 gene encoding mitogen-activated protein kinase kinase kinase 12 isoform X3: MIWAHRSPLHRGPEAMACLHETRTPSPSFGGFVSTLSEASMRKLDPDTSDCTPEKDLTPTHVLQLHEQDAGGPGGATGSPESRASRVRADEVRLQCQSGSGFLEGLFGCLRPVWTMIGKAYSTEHKQQQEDLWEVPFEEILDLQWVGSGAQGAVFLGRFHGEEVAVKKVRDLKETDIKHLRKLKHPNIITFKGVCTQAPCYCILMEFCAQGQLYEVLRAGRPVTPSLLVDWSMGIAGGMNYLHLHKIIHRDLKSPNMLITYDDVVKISDFGTSKELSDKSTKMSFAGTVAWMAPEVIRNEPVSEKVDIWSFGVVLWELLTGEIPYKDVDSSAIIWGVGSNSLHLPVPSSCPDGFKILLRQCWNSKPRNRPSFRQILLHLDIASADVLSTPQETYFKSQAEWREEVKLHFEKIKSEGTCLHRLEEELVMRRREELRHALDIREHYERKLERANNLYMELNALMLQLELKERELLRREQALERRCPGLLKSHPSRGLLHGNTMEKLIKKRNVPQKLSPHSKRPDILKTESLLPKLDAALSGVGLPGCAKGPPSPGRSRRGKTRHRKASAKGSCGDLPGLRAVVPPHEPGGPGSPVGLGGGPSAWEACPPALRGLHHDLLLRKMSSSSPDLLSAALGARGRGATGGAGDPGSPPPARGDTPPSEGSAPGSTSPDSPGGAKGEPPPPVGPGDGVGLLGTGREGTAGRGGSRAGSQHLTPAALLYRAAVTRSQKRGISSEEEEGEVDSEVELTSSQRWSQGLNMRQSLSTFSSENPSDGEEGTASEPSPSGTPEVGSTNTDERPDERSDDMCSQGSEIPLDPPSSEVVTGREPSSLPIPHHNLLRGEQGPPNSEDSDCDSTELENANSGEALRPPASLPP; this comes from the exons ATGATCTG GGCCCACCGCTCACCACTACAccggggcccagaggccatggcctGCCTCCATGAGACCCGCACACCCTCCCCTTCCTTTGGGGGTTTCGTGTCCACCCTAAGCGAGGCGTCCATGCGCAAGCTGGACCCAGACACTTCCGACTGCACCCCCGAGAAGGACCTGACGCCTACCCA TGTCCTGCAGCTGCACGAGCAGGatgctgggggcccagggggAGCCACTGGGTCCCCTGAGAGTCGGGCGTCCAGAGTTCGAGCAGATGAGGTGCGACTACAGTGCCAGAGCGGCAGCGGCTTCCTGGAAGGCCTCTTCGGCTGCCTGCGCCCTGTTTGGACCATGATTGGGAAGGCCTATTCCACGGAGCACAAGCAGCAGCAGGAAG ACCTTTGGGAGGTCCCCTTTGAGGAAATCCTGGACCTGCAGTGGGTGGGCTCAGGGGCCCAGGGCGCCGTCTTCCTGGGGCGCTTCCATGGGGAGGAGGTGGCTGTGAAGAAGGTACGGGACCTGAAGGAGACTGACATCAAGCACCTGCGAAAGCTGAAGCACCCTAACATCATCACCTTCAA GGGCGTGTGTACCCAGGCTCCCTGCTACTGCATCCTTATGGAGTTCTGCGCTCAGGGCCAGCTGTATGAGGTGCTGCGGGCTGGCCGCCCTGTCACCCCCTCCTTGCTGGTTGACTGGTCCATGGGCATTGCCGGCGGCATGAACTACCTGCACCTGCACAAGATTATCCACCGAGACCTCAAGTCCCCCAA CATGCTCATCACGTACGACGATGTGGTGAAGATCTCCGATTTTGGCACTTCCAAGGAGCTGAGTGACAAGAGCACCAAGATGTCCTTTGCAGGGACAGTAGCCTGGATGGCCCCTGAAGTGATCCGCAACGAGCCCGTGTCTGAGAAGGTCGACATCTG GTCCTTTGGTGTGGTGCTGTGGGAACTGCTGACTGGTGAGATCCCCTACAAAGATGTAGATTCCTCAGCCATCATCTGGGGTGTGGGAAGCAACAGTCTCCATCTGCCTGTGCCCTCCAGCTGCCCAGACGGCTTCAAAATCCTGCTTCGTCAGTGCTG GAACAGCAAACCACGAAATCGTCCATCATTCCGACAGATCCTGCTGCATCTGGACATCGCCTCAGCCGATGTACTCTCCACACCCCAGGAGACTTACTTTAAGTCCCAG GCAGAGTGGCGTGAAGAGGTAAAGCtgcattttgaaaaaattaagtcAGAAGGGACCTGTCTGCACCGCCTAGAAGAAGAGCTGGTGATGCGGAGACGGGAGGAGCTCAG ACACGCCTTGGACATCAGGGAACACTATGAGCGGAAGCTGGAGAGAGCCAACAACCTGTACATGGAACTTAATGCCCTCATGTTGCAGCTGGAGCTGAAAGAACGGGAGCTACTCAG GAGGGAGCAAGCTTTAGAGCGGAGGTGCCCAGGTCTGCTGAAGTCACACCCTTCCCGAGGCCTCCTGCACGGGAACACAATggagaagctcatcaagaagaGGAATGTCCCACAGAAGTTGTCACCCCACAGCAAAAG GCCAGATATCCTCAAGACTGAGTCTTTGCTACCCAAGCTAGATGCAGCCCTGAGTGGGGTGGGGCTTCCTGGGTGTGCTAAGGGCCCCCCCTCACCAGGACGGAGTCGCCGTGGCAAGACCCGTCACCGCAAGGCCAGCGCCAAGGGCAGCTGCGGGGACCTGCCCGGGCTTCGTGCAGTTGTTCCACCCCATGAACCTGGGGGACCAGGAAGCCCAGTGGGGCTAGGAGGGGGACCCTCAGCCTGGGAAGCCTGCCCTCCAGCCCTCCGTGGGCTCCACCATGACCTCCTGCTCCGAAAGATGTCTTCATCGTCCCCCGACCTGCTGTCAGCGGCATTGGGAGCCCGGGGCCGGGGGGCTACAGGGGGAGCTGGGGACCCTGGCTCACCACCTCCAGCCCGGGGTGACACCCCGCCAAGTGAGGGCTCGGCACCCGGCTCCACCAGCCCGGATTCACCAGGGGGAGCCAAAGGGGAGCCACCTCCACCAGTAGGGCCTGGTGACGGTGTAGGGCTGCTGGGAACTGGAAGGGAAGGGACGGCGGGACGGGGAGGAAGCCGGGCTGGGTCCCAGCACTTGACCCCAGCTGCACTGCTGTACAGGGCCGCTGTCACCCGAAGTCAG AAACGTGGAATCTcatcagaggaagaggaaggagaggtggaCAGTGAAGTAGAGCTGACCTCAAGCCAGAG GTGGTCTCAGGGCCTGAACATGCGCCAGTCGCTATCTACCTTCAGCTCAGAGAATCCGTCAGATGGGGAGGAGGGCACAGCTAGTGAGCCTTCCCCCAGTGGCACACCTGAAGTTGGCAGTACGAACACTGATGAGCGGCCAGATGAGCGGTCTGATGACATGTGCTCCCAGGGCTCAGAAATCCCACTGGACCCACCTTCCTCAGAGGTGGTTACTGGCCGGGAACCCAGCTCCTTGCCCATCCCACACCACAACCTACTCAGAGGGGAGCAG GGCCCTCCCAACTCTGAGGACTCAGACTGTGACAGCACTGAACTGGAAAATGCCAACAGTGGTGAAGCCTTGcggcccccagcctccctccctccatga
- the MAP3K12 gene encoding mitogen-activated protein kinase kinase kinase 12 isoform X1 has translation MIWAHRSPLHRGPEAMACLHETRTPSPSFGGFVSTLSEASMRKLDPDTSDCTPEKDLTPTQCVLRDVVPLGGQGGGGPSPSPGGEPPPEPFANSVLQLHEQDAGGPGGATGSPESRASRVRADEVRLQCQSGSGFLEGLFGCLRPVWTMIGKAYSTEHKQQQEDLWEVPFEEILDLQWVGSGAQGAVFLGRFHGEEVAVKKVRDLKETDIKHLRKLKHPNIITFKGVCTQAPCYCILMEFCAQGQLYEVLRAGRPVTPSLLVDWSMGIAGGMNYLHLHKIIHRDLKSPNMLITYDDVVKISDFGTSKELSDKSTKMSFAGTVAWMAPEVIRNEPVSEKVDIWSFGVVLWELLTGEIPYKDVDSSAIIWGVGSNSLHLPVPSSCPDGFKILLRQCWNSKPRNRPSFRQILLHLDIASADVLSTPQETYFKSQAEWREEVKLHFEKIKSEGTCLHRLEEELVMRRREELRHALDIREHYERKLERANNLYMELNALMLQLELKERELLRREQALERRCPGLLKSHPSRGLLHGNTMEKLIKKRNVPQKLSPHSKRPDILKTESLLPKLDAALSGVGLPGCAKGPPSPGRSRRGKTRHRKASAKGSCGDLPGLRAVVPPHEPGGPGSPVGLGGGPSAWEACPPALRGLHHDLLLRKMSSSSPDLLSAALGARGRGATGGAGDPGSPPPARGDTPPSEGSAPGSTSPDSPGGAKGEPPPPVGPGDGVGLLGTGREGTAGRGGSRAGSQHLTPAALLYRAAVTRSQKRGISSEEEEGEVDSEVELTSSQRWSQGLNMRQSLSTFSSENPSDGEEGTASEPSPSGTPEVGSTNTDERPDERSDDMCSQGSEIPLDPPSSEVVTGREPSSLPIPHHNLLRGEQVSRNQVLDREQMSSHLRAAGETDAEARKIGTSPLCHSI, from the exons ATGATCTG GGCCCACCGCTCACCACTACAccggggcccagaggccatggcctGCCTCCATGAGACCCGCACACCCTCCCCTTCCTTTGGGGGTTTCGTGTCCACCCTAAGCGAGGCGTCCATGCGCAAGCTGGACCCAGACACTTCCGACTGCACCCCCGAGAAGGACCTGACGCCTACCCAGTGTGTACTCCGAGATGTAGTGCCGCTcggggggcagggcgggggcgggcccagcccctccccaggtggAGAGCCGCCCCCTGAGCCTTTTGCCAACAGTGTCCTGCAGCTGCACGAGCAGGatgctgggggcccagggggAGCCACTGGGTCCCCTGAGAGTCGGGCGTCCAGAGTTCGAGCAGATGAGGTGCGACTACAGTGCCAGAGCGGCAGCGGCTTCCTGGAAGGCCTCTTCGGCTGCCTGCGCCCTGTTTGGACCATGATTGGGAAGGCCTATTCCACGGAGCACAAGCAGCAGCAGGAAG ACCTTTGGGAGGTCCCCTTTGAGGAAATCCTGGACCTGCAGTGGGTGGGCTCAGGGGCCCAGGGCGCCGTCTTCCTGGGGCGCTTCCATGGGGAGGAGGTGGCTGTGAAGAAGGTACGGGACCTGAAGGAGACTGACATCAAGCACCTGCGAAAGCTGAAGCACCCTAACATCATCACCTTCAA GGGCGTGTGTACCCAGGCTCCCTGCTACTGCATCCTTATGGAGTTCTGCGCTCAGGGCCAGCTGTATGAGGTGCTGCGGGCTGGCCGCCCTGTCACCCCCTCCTTGCTGGTTGACTGGTCCATGGGCATTGCCGGCGGCATGAACTACCTGCACCTGCACAAGATTATCCACCGAGACCTCAAGTCCCCCAA CATGCTCATCACGTACGACGATGTGGTGAAGATCTCCGATTTTGGCACTTCCAAGGAGCTGAGTGACAAGAGCACCAAGATGTCCTTTGCAGGGACAGTAGCCTGGATGGCCCCTGAAGTGATCCGCAACGAGCCCGTGTCTGAGAAGGTCGACATCTG GTCCTTTGGTGTGGTGCTGTGGGAACTGCTGACTGGTGAGATCCCCTACAAAGATGTAGATTCCTCAGCCATCATCTGGGGTGTGGGAAGCAACAGTCTCCATCTGCCTGTGCCCTCCAGCTGCCCAGACGGCTTCAAAATCCTGCTTCGTCAGTGCTG GAACAGCAAACCACGAAATCGTCCATCATTCCGACAGATCCTGCTGCATCTGGACATCGCCTCAGCCGATGTACTCTCCACACCCCAGGAGACTTACTTTAAGTCCCAG GCAGAGTGGCGTGAAGAGGTAAAGCtgcattttgaaaaaattaagtcAGAAGGGACCTGTCTGCACCGCCTAGAAGAAGAGCTGGTGATGCGGAGACGGGAGGAGCTCAG ACACGCCTTGGACATCAGGGAACACTATGAGCGGAAGCTGGAGAGAGCCAACAACCTGTACATGGAACTTAATGCCCTCATGTTGCAGCTGGAGCTGAAAGAACGGGAGCTACTCAG GAGGGAGCAAGCTTTAGAGCGGAGGTGCCCAGGTCTGCTGAAGTCACACCCTTCCCGAGGCCTCCTGCACGGGAACACAATggagaagctcatcaagaagaGGAATGTCCCACAGAAGTTGTCACCCCACAGCAAAAG GCCAGATATCCTCAAGACTGAGTCTTTGCTACCCAAGCTAGATGCAGCCCTGAGTGGGGTGGGGCTTCCTGGGTGTGCTAAGGGCCCCCCCTCACCAGGACGGAGTCGCCGTGGCAAGACCCGTCACCGCAAGGCCAGCGCCAAGGGCAGCTGCGGGGACCTGCCCGGGCTTCGTGCAGTTGTTCCACCCCATGAACCTGGGGGACCAGGAAGCCCAGTGGGGCTAGGAGGGGGACCCTCAGCCTGGGAAGCCTGCCCTCCAGCCCTCCGTGGGCTCCACCATGACCTCCTGCTCCGAAAGATGTCTTCATCGTCCCCCGACCTGCTGTCAGCGGCATTGGGAGCCCGGGGCCGGGGGGCTACAGGGGGAGCTGGGGACCCTGGCTCACCACCTCCAGCCCGGGGTGACACCCCGCCAAGTGAGGGCTCGGCACCCGGCTCCACCAGCCCGGATTCACCAGGGGGAGCCAAAGGGGAGCCACCTCCACCAGTAGGGCCTGGTGACGGTGTAGGGCTGCTGGGAACTGGAAGGGAAGGGACGGCGGGACGGGGAGGAAGCCGGGCTGGGTCCCAGCACTTGACCCCAGCTGCACTGCTGTACAGGGCCGCTGTCACCCGAAGTCAG AAACGTGGAATCTcatcagaggaagaggaaggagaggtggaCAGTGAAGTAGAGCTGACCTCAAGCCAGAG GTGGTCTCAGGGCCTGAACATGCGCCAGTCGCTATCTACCTTCAGCTCAGAGAATCCGTCAGATGGGGAGGAGGGCACAGCTAGTGAGCCTTCCCCCAGTGGCACACCTGAAGTTGGCAGTACGAACACTGATGAGCGGCCAGATGAGCGGTCTGATGACATGTGCTCCCAGGGCTCAGAAATCCCACTGGACCCACCTTCCTCAGAGGTGGTTACTGGCCGGGAACCCAGCTCCTTGCCCATCCCACACCACAACCTACTCAGAGGGGAGCAGGTGAGTCGCAACCAGGTACTGGACAGGGAGCAGATGTCCAGTCATTTGAGAGCTGCTGGGGAGACAGATGCAGAGGCCAGAAAGATAGGTACTTCGCCCCTGTGTCACTCTATCTGA